A genomic region of Paralichthys olivaceus isolate ysfri-2021 chromosome 18, ASM2471397v2, whole genome shotgun sequence contains the following coding sequences:
- the cabp1b gene encoding calcium-binding protein 1b isoform X3: MGNSVKSLKIFTKKDQKKNYKAVQSCEEGGSGGAYLEPLVALAQNGANMHNVLGPACIFLRKGFAESRQADRELRPEEMDELREAFKEFDKDKDGFIGCKDLGNCMRTMGYMPTEMELIELSQQINMNLGGHVDFEDFVELMGPKLLAETADMIGVKELRDAFKEFDTNGDGQISTAELREAMKKLLGQQVGHRDLEDILRDIDLNGDGHVDFEEFVRMMSR; this comes from the exons atgGGCAACTCTGTAAAGTCGCTCAAAATTTTCACCAAGAAG GACCAGAAGAAGAACTACAAAGCAGTGCAGTCCTGTGAGGAGGGGGGCTCTGGGGGGGCCTATCTTGAGCCGCTAGTGGCCCTGGCCCAGAACGGAGCCAACATGCACAACGTGCTGGGGCCCGCGTGCATCTTTCTACGCAAGGGCTTCGCTGAGAGCCGGCAGGCT GACCGAGAGTTGAGGCCAGAAGAAATGGATG AGTTGCGTGAGGCTTTCAAGGAGTTCGACAAAGACAAAGATGGCTTCATCGGCTGTAAAGACCTGGGGAACTGCATGAGGACTATGGGCTACATGCCAACAGAGATGGAGCTGATAGAGCTGAGTCAGCAGATCAACATGAACT TGGGAGGACATGTCGACTTTGAGGACTTCGTTGAACTCATGGGGCCCAAACTTCTGGCTGAAACTGCAGATATGATTGGGGTGAAAGAGCTGAGAGATGCATTTAAGGAG TTTGACACAAATGGCGATGGCCAGATCAGCACAGCAGAACTTAGAGAGGCAATGAAGAAACTTCTTGGACAACAG GTTGGACACAGAGATCTGGAGGACATCCTACGAGACATAGATCTCAACGGAGATGGACACGTAGACTTTGAAG aGTTTGTGCGGATGATGTCTCGGTGA
- the LOC109626160 gene encoding glycerol-3-phosphate acyltransferase 4-like isoform X1: MTLFPADNLLCLGIYITVWFSVLFVLMIAPTVLGVSFGMRRLYIRTLLKIFEWATLRMEIEAKKKNQELYKPYSNDIIAKEPLSSLQQEIQELRGCLRSEAEFEMADIFYFCRRGVESIVDDEVTKRFSAQELESWNLLTRSSYNFRHISMRLTVLWGLGVLVRYGLLLPLRVTLAVTGISLLLVLTTLVAILPNTDLRFYLSEKIHMMCYRICVRSLTAIITYHHSENKPQNGGICVANHTTPIDVIILANDGCYSLIGQAHRGLMGMIQRAMGRSSHHIWFDRSEVKDRHLVAKRLGDHVADKTKQPILMFPEAGTCINNTSVMMFKKGSFEIDCTVYPVAIKYDPRFGDAFWNSSKFGLVTYLLRMMSSWAIVCSVWYLPPMNREEGEDAVQFANRVKAAIAAQGGLVDLIWDGGLKRARVKDAYKEEQQKLYSKVLVGEQDQKDQSGDTHLEDEKPEEERNDQDLRKGQ; the protein is encoded by the exons ATGACTCTGTTTCCTGCTGACAACCTGCTGTGTCTCGGTATCTACATTACTGTGTGGTTCAGTGTCCTCTTCGTCCTCATGATCGCACCAACTGTACTCGGAGTCTCCTTTGGTATGCGCAGACTCTACATAAGGACACTTCTCAAGATCTTTGAG TGGGCAACGCTACGAATGGAGATTGAAGCGAAGAAAAAGAATCAGGAACTCTATAAACCGTATAGCAATG ATATCATAGCCAAAGAACCACTATCCTCTTTACAGCAGGAGATCCAGGAGCTTCGTGGTTGTCTGCGCTCAGAGGCGGAGTTTGAAATGGCGGACATCTTCTACTTCTGCCGGAGAGGTGTGGAGAGCATCGTGGACGATGAGGTGACCAAGCGCTTTTCAGCCCAGGAACTGGAAAGCTGGAACTTACTGACCCGAAGCAGCTACAACTTCCGTCACATAAGTATGAGACTCACAGTCCTGTGGGGCTTGGGGGTCCTCGTCCGCTATggtctcctgctgcctctcag GGTTACTCTGGCAGTCACTGGCATTAGTTTGCTCCTAGTCCTGACAACCTTGGTGGCCATTTTACCAAATACAGA TTTAAGGTTTTACCTGAGTGAGAAGATTCATATGATGTGTTACCGCATCTGTGTCAGATCTCTCACAGCGATCATCACCTATCaccacag CGAGAACAAACCTCAGAATGGTGGCATCTGTGTGGCTAATCATACAACCCCCATTGATGTCATCATCTTGGCCAATGATGGCTGCTACTCTCTG ATTGGTCAGGCTCACAGAGGGTTGATGGGAATGATACAAAGAGCCATGGGCAGATCCTCCCATCACATCTGGTTTGACAGATCAGAAGTCAAAGACAGACACCTAGTGGCCAAAAG gctTGGGGATCACGTTGCTGATAAAACCAAACAGCCCATCCTCATGTTCCCTGAGG cagGTACTTGCATCAATAACACATCAGTGATGATGTTCAAAAAGGGAAGCTTTGAAATTGACTGCACTGTTTATCCGGTTGCCATCAAG TATGACCCTCGGTTTGGTGATGCTTTCTGGAACAGCAGTAAGTTTGGCCTGGTGACTTATCTGCTGAGGATGATGAGCAGCTGGGCCATCGTCTGCAGTGTTTGGTATCTACCTCCTATGAACAGAGAG GAGGGAGAGGATGCAGTGCAGTTTGCAAACAGAGTTAAAGCCGCTATAGCTGCACAAGGAGGCTTAGTGGATCTAATTTG GGACGGAGGCCTGAAACGAGCGAGAGTGAAAGACGCCTATAAAGAAGAGCAACAGAAGCTCTACAGTAAAGTTCTGGTTGGTGAGCAGGACCAGAAGGACCAGAGCGGTGACACACATTTAGAGGATGAAAAACctgaagaggaaagaaatgacCAAGATTTAAGAAAAGGACAATGA
- the cabp1b gene encoding calcium-binding protein 1b isoform X2 produces MSSSLPKSESATSLLRSSGLNRRSAHSDHGPHGHRSHRSNHHHPTGAGDGHDAGWTEDCEPSARRPLCRPRHADSRGGDHHRAQKSHSHRQASLLEDGHPPEDARLRTSRHQKERSNSTRSKHPHPQHDSPRGDHQGRRTSPTRSYPKHTDDADFFFEPRERVITGSSSSLNSETPASGAPVRPAARRTSKRLSGTPSEYDSRLHPIVKSVFGQDRELRPEEMDELREAFKEFDKDKDGFIGCKDLGNCMRTMGYMPTEMELIELSQQINMNLGGHVDFEDFVELMGPKLLAETADMIGVKELRDAFKEFDTNGDGQISTAELREAMKKLLGQQVGHRDLEDILRDIDLNGDGHVDFEEFVRMMSR; encoded by the exons ATGAGCTCCTCTCTTCCAAAAAGCGAGTCCGCTACTTCTCTGCTCAGGTCGTCGGGGCTCAACCGCAGGTCCGCGCACTCGGATCACGGACCACACGGTCACCGGAGTCACCGCTCAAACCATCACCATCCCACCGGAGCTGGAGACGGACATGACGCAGGCTGGACGGAAGACTGCGAGCCGAGTGCGCGCAGACCCCTCTGCCGGCCAAGACACGCCGACTCCCGAGGAGGGGATCACCACCGGGCGCAGAAGAGCCACTCTCACAGACAAGCCAGCCTCCTGGAGGATGGTCACCCTCCAGAGGATGCGAGGCTCCGAACGAGCCGACATCAGAAGGAGCGCAGCAACTCCACCAGGTCCAAACACCCTCATCCTCAGCACGACTCCCCGAGAGGTGATCACCAGGGCAGGAGGACCTCTCCAACTCGGTCTTACCCAAAGCACACGGACGATGCAGATTTCTTTTTCGAGCCCAGGGAGAGAGTGATCACCGGCTCATCCTCCAGCCTCAACTCGGAAACACCTGCCTCCGGTGCACCTGTCCGGCCCGCGGCGCGCAGGACATCCAAGAGACTGAGCGGGACCCCGTCTGAATACGACTCCAGGCTCCATCCCATAGTGAAGTCAGTGTTTGGCCAG GACCGAGAGTTGAGGCCAGAAGAAATGGATG AGTTGCGTGAGGCTTTCAAGGAGTTCGACAAAGACAAAGATGGCTTCATCGGCTGTAAAGACCTGGGGAACTGCATGAGGACTATGGGCTACATGCCAACAGAGATGGAGCTGATAGAGCTGAGTCAGCAGATCAACATGAACT TGGGAGGACATGTCGACTTTGAGGACTTCGTTGAACTCATGGGGCCCAAACTTCTGGCTGAAACTGCAGATATGATTGGGGTGAAAGAGCTGAGAGATGCATTTAAGGAG TTTGACACAAATGGCGATGGCCAGATCAGCACAGCAGAACTTAGAGAGGCAATGAAGAAACTTCTTGGACAACAG GTTGGACACAGAGATCTGGAGGACATCCTACGAGACATAGATCTCAACGGAGATGGACACGTAGACTTTGAAG aGTTTGTGCGGATGATGTCTCGGTGA
- the LOC109626160 gene encoding glycerol-3-phosphate acyltransferase 4-like isoform X3, with protein MTLFPADNLLCLGIYITVWFSVLFVLMIAPTVLGVSFGMRRLYIRTLLKIFEWATLRMEIEAKKKNQELYKPYSNDIIAKEPLSSLQQEIQELRGCLRSEAEFEMADIFYFCRRGVESIVDDEVTKRFSAQELESWNLLTRSSYNFRHISMRLTVLWGLGVLVRYGLLLPLRVTLAVTGISLLLVLTTLVAILPNTDLRFYLSEKIHMMCYRICVRSLTAIITYHHSENKPQNGGICVANHTTPIDVIILANDGCYSLIGQAHRGLMGMIQRAMGRSSHHIWFDRSEVKDRHLVAKRLGDHVADKTKQPILMFPEAGTCINNTSVMMFKKGSFEIDCTVYPVAIKYDPRFGDAFWNSSKFGLVTYLLRMMSSWAIVCSVWYLPPMNREGRRPETSESERRL; from the exons ATGACTCTGTTTCCTGCTGACAACCTGCTGTGTCTCGGTATCTACATTACTGTGTGGTTCAGTGTCCTCTTCGTCCTCATGATCGCACCAACTGTACTCGGAGTCTCCTTTGGTATGCGCAGACTCTACATAAGGACACTTCTCAAGATCTTTGAG TGGGCAACGCTACGAATGGAGATTGAAGCGAAGAAAAAGAATCAGGAACTCTATAAACCGTATAGCAATG ATATCATAGCCAAAGAACCACTATCCTCTTTACAGCAGGAGATCCAGGAGCTTCGTGGTTGTCTGCGCTCAGAGGCGGAGTTTGAAATGGCGGACATCTTCTACTTCTGCCGGAGAGGTGTGGAGAGCATCGTGGACGATGAGGTGACCAAGCGCTTTTCAGCCCAGGAACTGGAAAGCTGGAACTTACTGACCCGAAGCAGCTACAACTTCCGTCACATAAGTATGAGACTCACAGTCCTGTGGGGCTTGGGGGTCCTCGTCCGCTATggtctcctgctgcctctcag GGTTACTCTGGCAGTCACTGGCATTAGTTTGCTCCTAGTCCTGACAACCTTGGTGGCCATTTTACCAAATACAGA TTTAAGGTTTTACCTGAGTGAGAAGATTCATATGATGTGTTACCGCATCTGTGTCAGATCTCTCACAGCGATCATCACCTATCaccacag CGAGAACAAACCTCAGAATGGTGGCATCTGTGTGGCTAATCATACAACCCCCATTGATGTCATCATCTTGGCCAATGATGGCTGCTACTCTCTG ATTGGTCAGGCTCACAGAGGGTTGATGGGAATGATACAAAGAGCCATGGGCAGATCCTCCCATCACATCTGGTTTGACAGATCAGAAGTCAAAGACAGACACCTAGTGGCCAAAAG gctTGGGGATCACGTTGCTGATAAAACCAAACAGCCCATCCTCATGTTCCCTGAGG cagGTACTTGCATCAATAACACATCAGTGATGATGTTCAAAAAGGGAAGCTTTGAAATTGACTGCACTGTTTATCCGGTTGCCATCAAG TATGACCCTCGGTTTGGTGATGCTTTCTGGAACAGCAGTAAGTTTGGCCTGGTGACTTATCTGCTGAGGATGATGAGCAGCTGGGCCATCGTCTGCAGTGTTTGGTATCTACCTCCTATGAACAGAGAG GGACGGAGGCCTGAAACGAGCGAGAGTGAAAGACGCCTATAA
- the cabp1b gene encoding calcium-binding protein 1b isoform X1, with translation MSSSLPKSESATSLLRSSGLNRRSAHSDHGPHGHRSHRSNHHHPTGAGDGHDAGWTEDCEPSARRPLCRPRHADSRGGDHHRAQKSHSHRQASLLEDGHPPEDARLRTSRHQKERSNSTRSKHPHPQHDSPRGDHQGRRTSPTRSYPKHTDDADFFFEPRERVITGSSSSLNSETPASGAPVRPAARRTSKRLSGTPSEYDSRLHPIVKSVFGQDQKKNYKAVQSCEEGGSGGAYLEPLVALAQNGANMHNVLGPACIFLRKGFAESRQADRELRPEEMDELREAFKEFDKDKDGFIGCKDLGNCMRTMGYMPTEMELIELSQQINMNLGGHVDFEDFVELMGPKLLAETADMIGVKELRDAFKEFDTNGDGQISTAELREAMKKLLGQQVGHRDLEDILRDIDLNGDGHVDFEEFVRMMSR, from the exons ATGAGCTCCTCTCTTCCAAAAAGCGAGTCCGCTACTTCTCTGCTCAGGTCGTCGGGGCTCAACCGCAGGTCCGCGCACTCGGATCACGGACCACACGGTCACCGGAGTCACCGCTCAAACCATCACCATCCCACCGGAGCTGGAGACGGACATGACGCAGGCTGGACGGAAGACTGCGAGCCGAGTGCGCGCAGACCCCTCTGCCGGCCAAGACACGCCGACTCCCGAGGAGGGGATCACCACCGGGCGCAGAAGAGCCACTCTCACAGACAAGCCAGCCTCCTGGAGGATGGTCACCCTCCAGAGGATGCGAGGCTCCGAACGAGCCGACATCAGAAGGAGCGCAGCAACTCCACCAGGTCCAAACACCCTCATCCTCAGCACGACTCCCCGAGAGGTGATCACCAGGGCAGGAGGACCTCTCCAACTCGGTCTTACCCAAAGCACACGGACGATGCAGATTTCTTTTTCGAGCCCAGGGAGAGAGTGATCACCGGCTCATCCTCCAGCCTCAACTCGGAAACACCTGCCTCCGGTGCACCTGTCCGGCCCGCGGCGCGCAGGACATCCAAGAGACTGAGCGGGACCCCGTCTGAATACGACTCCAGGCTCCATCCCATAGTGAAGTCAGTGTTTGGCCAG GACCAGAAGAAGAACTACAAAGCAGTGCAGTCCTGTGAGGAGGGGGGCTCTGGGGGGGCCTATCTTGAGCCGCTAGTGGCCCTGGCCCAGAACGGAGCCAACATGCACAACGTGCTGGGGCCCGCGTGCATCTTTCTACGCAAGGGCTTCGCTGAGAGCCGGCAGGCT GACCGAGAGTTGAGGCCAGAAGAAATGGATG AGTTGCGTGAGGCTTTCAAGGAGTTCGACAAAGACAAAGATGGCTTCATCGGCTGTAAAGACCTGGGGAACTGCATGAGGACTATGGGCTACATGCCAACAGAGATGGAGCTGATAGAGCTGAGTCAGCAGATCAACATGAACT TGGGAGGACATGTCGACTTTGAGGACTTCGTTGAACTCATGGGGCCCAAACTTCTGGCTGAAACTGCAGATATGATTGGGGTGAAAGAGCTGAGAGATGCATTTAAGGAG TTTGACACAAATGGCGATGGCCAGATCAGCACAGCAGAACTTAGAGAGGCAATGAAGAAACTTCTTGGACAACAG GTTGGACACAGAGATCTGGAGGACATCCTACGAGACATAGATCTCAACGGAGATGGACACGTAGACTTTGAAG aGTTTGTGCGGATGATGTCTCGGTGA
- the LOC109626160 gene encoding glycerol-3-phosphate acyltransferase 4-like isoform X2 yields MTLFPADNLLCLGIYITVWFSVLFVLMIAPTVLGVSFGMRRLYIRTLLKIFEWATLRMEIEAKKKNQELYKPYSNDIIAKEPLSSLQQEIQELRGCLRSEAEFEMADIFYFCRRGVESIVDDEVTKRFSAQELESWNLLTRSSYNFRHISMRLTVLWGLGVLVRYGLLLPLRVTLAVTGISLLLVLTTLVAILPNTDLRFYLSEKIHMMCYRICVRSLTAIITYHHSENKPQNGGICVANHTTPIDVIILANDGCYSLIGQAHRGLMGMIQRAMGRSSHHIWFDRSEVKDRHLVAKRLGDHVADKTKQPILMFPEGTCINNTSVMMFKKGSFEIDCTVYPVAIKYDPRFGDAFWNSSKFGLVTYLLRMMSSWAIVCSVWYLPPMNREEGEDAVQFANRVKAAIAAQGGLVDLIWDGGLKRARVKDAYKEEQQKLYSKVLVGEQDQKDQSGDTHLEDEKPEEERNDQDLRKGQ; encoded by the exons ATGACTCTGTTTCCTGCTGACAACCTGCTGTGTCTCGGTATCTACATTACTGTGTGGTTCAGTGTCCTCTTCGTCCTCATGATCGCACCAACTGTACTCGGAGTCTCCTTTGGTATGCGCAGACTCTACATAAGGACACTTCTCAAGATCTTTGAG TGGGCAACGCTACGAATGGAGATTGAAGCGAAGAAAAAGAATCAGGAACTCTATAAACCGTATAGCAATG ATATCATAGCCAAAGAACCACTATCCTCTTTACAGCAGGAGATCCAGGAGCTTCGTGGTTGTCTGCGCTCAGAGGCGGAGTTTGAAATGGCGGACATCTTCTACTTCTGCCGGAGAGGTGTGGAGAGCATCGTGGACGATGAGGTGACCAAGCGCTTTTCAGCCCAGGAACTGGAAAGCTGGAACTTACTGACCCGAAGCAGCTACAACTTCCGTCACATAAGTATGAGACTCACAGTCCTGTGGGGCTTGGGGGTCCTCGTCCGCTATggtctcctgctgcctctcag GGTTACTCTGGCAGTCACTGGCATTAGTTTGCTCCTAGTCCTGACAACCTTGGTGGCCATTTTACCAAATACAGA TTTAAGGTTTTACCTGAGTGAGAAGATTCATATGATGTGTTACCGCATCTGTGTCAGATCTCTCACAGCGATCATCACCTATCaccacag CGAGAACAAACCTCAGAATGGTGGCATCTGTGTGGCTAATCATACAACCCCCATTGATGTCATCATCTTGGCCAATGATGGCTGCTACTCTCTG ATTGGTCAGGCTCACAGAGGGTTGATGGGAATGATACAAAGAGCCATGGGCAGATCCTCCCATCACATCTGGTTTGACAGATCAGAAGTCAAAGACAGACACCTAGTGGCCAAAAG gctTGGGGATCACGTTGCTGATAAAACCAAACAGCCCATCCTCATGTTCCCTGAGG GTACTTGCATCAATAACACATCAGTGATGATGTTCAAAAAGGGAAGCTTTGAAATTGACTGCACTGTTTATCCGGTTGCCATCAAG TATGACCCTCGGTTTGGTGATGCTTTCTGGAACAGCAGTAAGTTTGGCCTGGTGACTTATCTGCTGAGGATGATGAGCAGCTGGGCCATCGTCTGCAGTGTTTGGTATCTACCTCCTATGAACAGAGAG GAGGGAGAGGATGCAGTGCAGTTTGCAAACAGAGTTAAAGCCGCTATAGCTGCACAAGGAGGCTTAGTGGATCTAATTTG GGACGGAGGCCTGAAACGAGCGAGAGTGAAAGACGCCTATAAAGAAGAGCAACAGAAGCTCTACAGTAAAGTTCTGGTTGGTGAGCAGGACCAGAAGGACCAGAGCGGTGACACACATTTAGAGGATGAAAAACctgaagaggaaagaaatgacCAAGATTTAAGAAAAGGACAATGA